Genomic segment of Molothrus aeneus isolate 106 chromosome 3, BPBGC_Maene_1.0, whole genome shotgun sequence:
TGCCCGTGGATGGGGAGAGGGCGGGACGGCGCTGCAGTTGCGCTCCTGCCGCGGAGCTTGTGAGGGGGCGGCCGAAAGCCCGGCCTACGTCTCTGGGCGGGAAAGATGCGACGGGCCAGGCAGCGTGGTAGCCGAGAGGAGCATTGGGGTGCTTCCCTCCCTCGTGGCGTTGGGGCGGGCTTCCCGGGAAAGGTGCTAAAATGCAAAAGGATGGTTTTTCTCGCCTGTGTCACTTACAGCCTCTTAATCGAGCTAAATATGGTGTAGCTGAGTATGAGAAAAGGGGACTACAATGTGTTTTCTCCTCTTAACGTCTGTGATAATCTTACATGCAGCTGCCACCGTTACCTTTAGCAATGCTATGAAGTAGTTTGCAAAAAAGTCTGTTTTgtaagactttaaaaaaaagttacatgTTTTTTAGTTAATCGTGATGGTGCATACTTTTAATTTTgtgatatattttaaatacattacttttttccttaaaataatcTTGTCAGTTGGGCTAAAGTTTACTTGGTAGTATTTTCTTAAGGCCATGAAAGAGTTCACATAAGTTTTTTTGGTGGGTAATTGAAGTGATGATTGTAAGAAGCAAATAGTGTTTGGCACAGCTTCTTTATGTAGATACTTAGATGAGTTTACAGTGGGTGATACTTTCCTCAGTCAGCTTCTTATAAACAGGGAGGTCAAAGATGTGGTAATCATTAACAGCCCTTGCCTGTGATGGCCGTGGAATAGTGGGTGGGAATTACATCTCTGCAGGTAGCTCAGTTTGCAGGCAGCAGATGAGTGGGATCCCTTGATGAGAGGCCATGAAGTGCCCAACTCTTGGGATAACAAAGGGCAGGAAGAAGGTGGCACTGACCAGGTGCCATGAACTGCCAACCTTTTGGGTAACAAAAGGACACAGAGGTGGTGGCACTGCCAAGATGGATAAAGAGAGATGCATGgggagacacagcaggagcagagaactCAGGGCAAGATTTGTCTGAGTAGACTATGAGAGTATAAAAACTTAGAGCTTCCTTTGTTGTGAATCCCTCTTTGGAGGTACCAGCTTGGGCTGTTTATTCACCGTGAATAAATTGCTTTATGGAGAGACATCTGAGACTCTGCAGTGGGAAACCTGGGGTTGAGCCACTGAGGAATAGCTCACTGAAGCAGTCCACCATGAAGGGGCTTCagtcccagcagtgacagcatgAGACTTACAGGGAATCTCATGAATGGTCAGACTGGGAAGTTTTCTTAACAGTGGGATATTCAGGGAAGGTTAGTAGTAAAGTGCAGAACCTGGATTCCAGCTTACTGAGTCTTCAAGACTCCAGCTTATTCTGCCAAGAGGTAGGTTGAAATTTTTGGGAAGGCAGCTTTGgaagctggaggagctgaagaTATTGAGATCAGTAAGGAGAAACGCGTTTCATCATGACACTCATGGCAAAAAGAACAGGACAGACTTGAAGGACAGCCTAACAAACAAGGATAAAAAGTGCCTGGACATGCAGATATGATGCTTGGAAAGCCAAAGTTGTAGTGTTGAAACTAGCAAGGAATGTCAAAGGTCACAATATTGAAGAAATTTCCCTGTCTGACCATTCAAGAGCCACTCTTGTCAGTCACTCTCACACCACCTGAGCTGGAACTGAGGCCCCTTTGCAGCTGCACCCCCACACTCACACACCCAAGGTCCCCTCACCAGATTAACCCcaggtttcccagagcagagcctcaGACATTTGGACCCTAAAAATAACTTAATCTTGTACAACAGCTGGAACAGGGACCCCAAACAAAGGAAACCTTGGGCTTGTATAAACCTGTATTGGGTTTTTGTGGTCAGGTTTTGATAGCAGgtggggggctgcagggtgtgagaagctgccagaagtttCCCCCATATCCTGCAGAGCTAATTCCAGGCAGGTCCAGGATGGATCTGTCACTGGCCAAGGCAGAATTCATCAGAATTCTgtgcctctgtgataacatatttaagaggggggaaaaaagttattATACAGTTGTAATTACAGCCAGAGAAGAGTGAAGTGAGAATATATGAGAcaacaactctgcagacaccaaagtgagtggagaaagaggaagaagaggtaCTCCcggtgctggagcagagactccctgcagcctcagctgcagtCCATGAAGgaccatggggatgcagagattcaccctgcagcccatggaggagagccaggctggagcaggtggatgcctgaaaggaggctgtgaacTTGTGGgcagcccatgctggagcaggttcctAGTAGGGACCTGTGGATCCATGGAGAGtggagcccatgctggagcaggctctggtAGAACTTGTGACCCTtgagccctgctggagcaggctgtgcctgaaggaCTGCGCCCTGAGGGAAAGTGATGGACGTTGAAGCAGTTGGTGAGCTGTTGCTGTGGGATGGACTCATATTGGAGAAGTTCATGAGGTGCTTTCTTCTGTGGGAGGGACCTCCACACTGAAGTAGAGGAAGGCTTCTCcgccctgagcagcagcaggaacagcatttGATGAACTGACATAACCCCCATTCCCACCTCCCTGCGCTGCTGGTGTGGATGGGGTAGAGCTTGGGGAGGGGTGGAGGGAAGGTGTTTTCTTAAGatatgttttatttctcattatacTGCTGTAATTTTATTGGTAATAAATTTAATTCATATTCCCaagttgagtctgttttgcccatgatggtaTTTGGGGAGTGATCTCTTCTGGTCTGTAGCTCAGCTCATGAACTTCTTGTTACATCTCTCCCCTGACCACTGGTGGAGGGGGgtgatagagcagctttggtgggtgcctggcagAGTCTATCCTAGGGCCTGTTGTTAGGTGGAGGATGTGAGGTTTATGGGCTGGAGGAAGGGGTCATCTAACACCTCATAAACCCAGGAAGTTGAAAATCAAGAGTTAAAGCCTTGCCTTTACCCTGCAGTGGTACAGGCTGGGGACTAGCCTGTTGAAAGGACCTGGGGTCCTCATGGACAGTGGGCTAAATGTGCACCTGTATTGTGTCCTGACATTGAGGCATATGAAGCAGAACAGTAAATTGAgggaaattattctttttctttacttgGCAAATGTTAGATTGCCCTTGGAATGCTGTTCCTGTTTTAGGCCCACTAGGATAGGAAGGCTGTTAATAAACTCCTGAGAGAACTTGTTAAGCTACTGCAGCCCTTCAGTAAAATCATAgcatatcctgagttggaaaggacccataaggatcattaagtccaactcctgtcccagcacaggacaatcccaagagtcacaccatgttcctgagagcattgtccaagaGCTTCTTGAGTTCTTGGTGCTGTGACTGCTTCccttggggagcctgttccagtactCAACCACCCTCTGAGTGAAGatccatttttttaatatctaacCCAAATTTCCCAGACAAGTTTCATTCCATACTTGCAAGCAAGTTAAGAACTTTAAAGGTTACCAGGTATTTTACAGTTGTACACGATGGGCAACTGAAAGGAAATGGCCATGAATTGAAACAGAAGAAGCAAGAGAGGTTGCAGCTTGCCTGAGCATCTGAGTTCAATGGTGTTTCCTGTTTTTGAAAACAGTGAGTTGTGCGAGTGAGTTGTGCTGAGATAAAGGGCTGAAAGTTGTGGCAGGAATTAAAAAGCATGTATTCCTTTAATCTAATGACACTTAACAGTAATAGCTGTTGAGTTGTCAGAGCTGTGATGGCTGTAACATCTAAAGAAGATTGGAGGATTTCTTCTAAAGAAGCTCCCCTTGTAGAGAGCATTTTATGAcagttgttttttccctttttatttcctcaggCACCAATGATTGACCTGAATGTGCACAAGGACACACAGCTTGTGAAAAGTAAGTTGCTGTGTGTCATgtgtaaaaattaattttgcagtaTGTCATGCCTTTTTACAATGTGACTACAATGCTGTagacaaatgaaaaattgtatttaatatcagcagagcaggaaaaatgcTGAACACTGACTGAAATAACAGATATGAAGCAATACATTCGTTATagttttttctcttcagatcTGTTGCAAGTATGCCTCCCCGTTGCTATATAGAAAATAGTGCACAGGAAAAGTGAGTTAGAGAAAACTGGAACAACATACTGCCAAATGTTGCATTTCAACTGGTGTTAATAAATGTGGAAATAAACTTGAGTGAATTTCtgggtgttgggttttttgggttttttttgtttattttctcaccAGCTAAATTGCTTCACACCTTTGACAGTAACACAGTCCAAAACTGAGTTGTTGAACCTGTCATTTCATGTTAAGTAGTGCACAAACTTGCAGCCATGGAATGGGTGTGATACATTATGAATAAAAGTGTGTATCTCATTCATCTTGGGAAAAATACTGATGGTTGAAGTAAAAGTGTTGTCTAAGGTGCTTTCTTTACACACTCACCTTTTCTTGGAGCATTAGACTGGAATATTGCTAGGGGACACAGGTTGATCAGATTAAATACCGGGTTTGCTTTACAGGAGAAAAGACAAGTAACAGCTGAATTTGACTATCTTTTATTGGCTAGTATCAAACGAGCATGTGCATACCATGACTTTCTGACTCAGAAGTGGGtgcttttttgtgctttttgcaTACATAAATAACAATCTCAAGTTATTCATCAgggatttctgctctttctgcaAATATGGTGGTAATGAATACACATAGCACAGGGATCTTTAAACCCTGGTGTCAGGGTAGCTGCAGATCTTTGTTGTATTAGTAAATCAGGCAATGGAATGACTAGTTCTTTTGCCCTGAGAACAGATAGTGCAAACAGTTTGTCTGCATACTAAATTCTTCAGTTCCAGAGCAGATAGGTCCTGTGCAGGCTGAAACAGTCCCGAAGCCAAGCTGACTTGTGAACCTTGCCTAATGGTTACATGCGAGGTGTGCTGGTGAAACTGGACCaaaaagatgtgaaaaaatACTCTAATAGTGTCATGCAGCAGAGATAGAGCTGTGTTTCTCTGgcagcacctcagcactgtCTATAGTTAACCAAAGGTTTCGTTGGTATTTGGTCAGTGATCCGATCCCATGTCCTGTAGAGCATACAGTTACTCAGTTATTAATATCCATACTAGCAGTGTGGAGTCATGAATGTTGAAAGCACAAAAATGTATGCTTGCTATTTAGATAAAATCATTGCAAACAAATGAAGGTATGTGTAGTTAATAGGCTTTATATGGTGCCATTGCAATGTAAGGATTAAAGACTGCAGTGCTTCCAGACTTTTACCTTCATTGTTACTTCATCACTAtcattttttttacttcatgcTTATGTAGTAGCTTACCCTAAATATTCTACCAAAACTTTACAGAAACTGTGGACATCAAAAGGCCTCGATTTGATGCATCCTTGGTGCTTTTGACACGAAAATTTATGGCTCTTCTCAGAAAAGCTCCAGACGGTGTCCTTGATTTAAATGAAGTAGCAACAACACTTGGAGTACGAAAACGAAGAGTGTATGACATCACCAATGTGTTGGATGGCATCGACTTGATTCAGAAAAGATCTAAGAATCATATCCAGTGGATGTGAGTTGGCTTTGAAGCTTCTAGTTTCTGAAACAGTAAAACCCAACAGTGTTGAGTAATGTTTATAACTTTGAGAGTATCTTTAAGCATATTAAGTTATTTCTCATAGATAATATTTTAAGTTCTGTATCCTTCCTTATGCTATGTGAATTACCTAATACATTAACAAGTATCAAGTGCATAAGTACATGGAAGcatatttcagcagaaaaaaggaTGCCAGACTTTCTTACTGTTTGCTGTTAGTATACTTGATGTTTGATAAACATGCTTTTATTTATACAAACATGCTAGACAATTTTCATATTCTTCCAGAGGTAACAGTCTTGACCAACTTATTGGAAAAGCACCAGAGCAGCAGAACCTTAAAGATGAACTTTCTGACTTATCAGCCATGGAAGAAGCTCTGGATGAATTAATCAAGAATTGTGCTCATCAGATATTTGAACTAACAGAtgacaaagaaaatgcaaaatatccTTTCAACTCTTGCATTATTTTAACAGATGGTTTTGGTTGCACATACTTATCTAGGAAGAAGTGTAGGCTGATACCACAGGTATGCAGTACTGCTTGATAATGAGTTTTATAACAGCAGACTTCtgattattttgcatttgagcATGCCTGTCCTGTGCCTTGCTTTGCAGTATCATGGACAGTCTAGCCTGTCCTCAGAGGAGTGTTGCTTGTTTGTCCTTTCCACTGCAGAAGAATGAAGTGGGGAATAGTCTTAGTACCCTGACCATCACGCTGTTCTCTCCATTTGAGTCGGCTCAGGGGCACGTTTTGACCCACCAGTGAGCTCAAGATGCTTAGCGAGATGACAGAGGGGACTCAGAATGGAGTCCCAGTGGCCTGTTGCCAAGGAGATATAATGGTATGCTGGTTATATCCTAATACCCTTCTCTTGAAAGAGATTTCCAGTGCAGCTCTGACTTCCAGATGGGTTTTGACAATAGAAAAGagattcattttaatatttggcataaaaattgaattttggCTTTGGGttacaataaaatattatttcgcTCCCTTGTTTGGCAAGATGTTAAGGGGTGTGCACAAATGAAATGTGCTCAATATTCTTTATACCTTACTGCTTCAGAAAATAGTTCTACAGTGtctcaggaaattattttcatgctaTTAGAAAACAAGAGTGTAATTCCTGAAGAACAGTACTCCTTTGGCTTTATAGACTTACGACAACATCTGTGAAgactgtttggggtttttttataacattgaatatatttctaaaagtcttttttccttcctggaaatacagaaaagtatttttctacCATTAGCTGATACTTCATTTTACAAAGCTAATATTAACCTCTGCTGAATTGTTGATTAATTTTCTGAAGTTGGTATTCTGCCTCAACATATCTTGACATCACACTCTTGCTTCTGCCCATTAGCAAATTACTTTACATAATCCTTGACCAATGTATACACTAGCTTATGTGACGTACCAAGATATCCGAAGCATTCAGGCATTTCAGGAACAGATTGTGATTGCAATTAAAGCTCCAGAGGAAACCAAATTGGAAATACCAGTTCCTAAAGACGTAAGTTTTATACATTTCTCCTAAAGAAACAAAAGTttataaatttgattttttgcaGCAGCAGTCAGTAATTGATTTCCAGTTTCTGTCATGCAGATAGTGGTAGTTAAATGTTCTTGTGTTCCACTGAACAGTGCTGCAGGGATAATAGTCTTAGAAGCTTAgttgctgtatttttctttttgcctaaATTACTAAGCCATAAATGTATCTGAGCTTTAGTTACCTGGTTTTGTTAGAGAGAATGGAAAACCTGTAATAAAGTATGCAATGTACAGTATGGTTGGAAAAAGAATACCTTTTGTCACTCTGGTAGATGATATCTAGAGGGATTTTTCATggagtggggctgtgccctATCGTCACCCCACGGTGCAATACACAGGCTCCATTCTTGTCTCTCAGAGGAGCCAGACCTTTGCCCCtgcacccagcagtgctgcagctgcataGTGGGGCCTGTGTACTGGGAACCCACTGTTGGTAGTGCTCTGAGAGGGCAAATCCTGGAAGACAGCCTAAGATAACAAACAGAGctttaattccattttcttttttgcatgAGCATTTTTGATAATTGCATAGTCATTGAAGTTGCCTTGCTATGTGGATAGAAAGGTGGGGATATcttaggaaaaggaaattaatcaGTAGAACCAAAGAGTTAGATCCACTACATAGACCTCCAGTAGTTTCCCTGGTCAAAGGAGCTGTCATCCAGTGGagatgaaaaagataaaattccAGATGCCTCCTGAAGCaataaaaaggcagaatttcAAAAGTTGTACATTGGAACAGAGTATTTTCTCCATCATGCATTAAGATTTATTTGCTCTGTGTCTTGCCACATGATGTCTGTGGAAGGAAAGCAGTAGAAGCGATTAGGCTTAGTTGCTTTACTATTTTGTTAAAGCGTTGTGCTCCAGTTTGTTGTCAGATTCATGGCAATGTTTTGTcaagtttttaaattttgttactCTTCCTAAACATAAGTCAGTCTTGGTCATATATCTGAAAGTCAATAGAAAGACTAAACAAATACTTAAATGCAcattcattaaaaatgaaagcttgTTAGCTTAATTCTGCAAAATAGTTGTCCTACAAATGTATGTAATGTCATAATTTATGTGGAAGCAGTAACAATTTTAAGTAGCtgtatttgttctgtttttaatcTATTGTCTTTAAGATAAGtgcaaaaataaagaatgtATAATATTTATTCTTTGAATTATATACAAGTTGCTGTTTTATAGGATCACATAGAAGTGCATGTGAAGAGCACGAAAGGACCCATTGACGTGTATCTATGTGAGGTGGAAAAAGAGAATCCAGGTGCTGACACTTGTGAAGATATGGATACTGTCCATATCTAGTGAAACTGAGACATCATTTTATCCTGATGAAGGTAACATTCTCCGTTTCCATTTTTATCCacgtgtatttttttttattttcttaagattATCATATCATTCTGATAAAGCTGTAAGCTGTACTGTTGAACAAGtgtaattttcagagcataGATTGTGGGCCAAGATGTGTGGGAGTACAGGAAACGCCTGGAAGAGAAGTCTGTGCTGTTGTGTTACCTCACAGCAACAGGAGGTCAGAGAGTcagacacatgcacacagagcaAGGCACTCTTGTTCCCTggccttttccttcctttgctccTTGCTGATTTCCTGTCAGAGCCCATGGATGGAGCTCTCAGCTCCATGTGtcagctctcagctgctgcactACAGAGTCTTGCTCAGCTCAGATTGTTGCCATGAGAGTTATGATGAGAGTTATGATGCTGTTTTAAACGAGACTGTGCTACTGCTCATTCCTGCCCTAAGGGAGGGCAGACAGAAGAGGGAACGTTGTATTTTAATCTCCTAAAACAAGATTGGATGGGATAGAGATTCTGAAGAAGCCTAGTGCTGCAGGATGTTGTGGCGTAAAAATAAATCTGGCAGGAATTGCAGTAGCTCagaacacaaagaaagaaattatctttAGAAGTGCTGCTTTATAGGTGAAGGGGAGAGTTGGCTTTTTCATCCcaggcattttttaaattcattttgctTGTGGAATAActcaaaattgtattttctacAATTAGAGTAATCATATTCCGtttttactttccttttaaAGTGAGATCTCcgatggaagaaaaaaaaaacatttgagaTGCCAGATTAATTGCAACACAAAAATCTAATATAGAATGTAAATATCTGTATTATAGGGCTTTTCCAAACTGCTTGGATCTGCAAACTTCGTAACCTGAAATGTTccaaagtgttttaaaaatccAGCAGTGGATTGGTTGAGTGTTTTCACAGGATTGCTTATCCTCCCAAGTCAAAAGACAACAGTTTCTGGAGTTGCATTTAGgagctttgttttcttaattGCATATGACCTACAGAGCTTTGGGAAAATAGTTTTTTaccttaaaattttaattgacagaaaacaaagataATCAATTACTTCCAAAAATTAAGGTTGGAGAACAATTTCTGGAGCGGTTCACAATCTGCATGAGAATgtataaaatgaagaaatgcaCTTTTCAGTTCTGAGGCAGCACTACTAAGCAGGATTGTCAAACACAAGTGTAACAAAGAACTGGTGTATTGAAAGCCTTTGATATGAAGAACAAGATGTAAATATCCCAAGAGTTATGCTTTACACTGTGTAAGTGCTGTTTGTATCCAGCTCTACATGAACTATGGTATCAACACTGAAGTGAAATAATTGGGCTTTGTGTACATACTTGTATCATTTCTGGGTAGTTACTGATGTACATTTATTGAGATGGTTTGCATTTCTGCCTCTGtacagcaaagaaataaaataagcttACAAAAATACGAAATAGTCTAATGATACATGTTGGGTTGCCTTTGCTGCAATTCACTGAGTGACTacaagcatttaaaattacGTGAAAACCTAAAATCTGTTTTACATGGTACTGTCAGATAACACTTAGACCTGGATCTTGTGATGCCATAGTACTGTAGCAATTTTCAAAAGAATGATAGATAACTACTTAAGTTGGTCCATTCCAGTTTCTGGAGTTTACGTACAGCAGAACCTTAGCTGAGTATCGTGACGTCTTTGTGGCTCAGCTtgcaaaaatatgtaaaatacttAAGGACTATTAAGTCTGTATTATTAATCTTTCATATCCATAAAACAAAGCTGTTGAATTTATATGCTGGATTTTCTAAGGGAGTGAACTGTCACTGTACAAATGCTGTGCATGGGCTCACTTCATCCCAGTATGGTTTCT
This window contains:
- the E2F6 gene encoding transcription factor E2F6 isoform X1 gives rise to the protein MASPEQWERLKPLQPDSVRVSEAPMIDLNVHKDTQLVKKTVDIKRPRFDASLVLLTRKFMALLRKAPDGVLDLNEVATTLGVRKRRVYDITNVLDGIDLIQKRSKNHIQWIGNSLDQLIGKAPEQQNLKDELSDLSAMEEALDELIKNCAHQIFELTDDKENAKLAYVTYQDIRSIQAFQEQIVIAIKAPEETKLEIPVPKDDHIEVHVKSTKGPIDVYLCEVEKENPGADTCEDMDTVHI
- the E2F6 gene encoding transcription factor E2F6 isoform X2, translating into MASPEQWERLKPLQPDSVRAPMIDLNVHKDTQLVKKTVDIKRPRFDASLVLLTRKFMALLRKAPDGVLDLNEVATTLGVRKRRVYDITNVLDGIDLIQKRSKNHIQWIGNSLDQLIGKAPEQQNLKDELSDLSAMEEALDELIKNCAHQIFELTDDKENAKLAYVTYQDIRSIQAFQEQIVIAIKAPEETKLEIPVPKDDHIEVHVKSTKGPIDVYLCEVEKENPGADTCEDMDTVHI
- the E2F6 gene encoding transcription factor E2F6 isoform X3 encodes the protein MASPEQWERLKPLQPDSAPMIDLNVHKDTQLVKKTVDIKRPRFDASLVLLTRKFMALLRKAPDGVLDLNEVATTLGVRKRRVYDITNVLDGIDLIQKRSKNHIQWIGNSLDQLIGKAPEQQNLKDELSDLSAMEEALDELIKNCAHQIFELTDDKENAKLAYVTYQDIRSIQAFQEQIVIAIKAPEETKLEIPVPKDDHIEVHVKSTKGPIDVYLCEVEKENPGADTCEDMDTVHI